One genomic region from Blastococcus sp. Marseille-P5729 encodes:
- a CDS encoding WXG100 family type VII secretion target, producing the protein MTGEYHVNWDDQSTASASVVSGTSALDSTLADVNSAVNAMIGHWTDGTAVDAYRERQNQWNTAGDRIKEALTQFSAGLTQAASLSQGTEQTNTSTVA; encoded by the coding sequence GTGACCGGTGAATACCACGTCAATTGGGACGACCAGTCGACCGCTTCGGCCTCCGTCGTGTCCGGCACCTCCGCGCTGGACTCCACGCTCGCCGACGTCAACAGCGCCGTCAACGCGATGATCGGCCACTGGACCGACGGCACCGCAGTCGATGCCTACCGCGAGCGCCAGAACCAGTGGAACACCGCCGGCGACCGCATCAAGGAAGCCCTCACCCAGTTCAGCGCCGGCCTGACCCAGGCCGCCAGCCTCTCTCAGGGCACCGAGCAGACGAACACCAGCACCGTCGCCTAG
- a CDS encoding YbaB/EbfC family nucleoid-associated protein yields the protein MSTGGHDFPELDRMRAYSEELQGQVQKIIDEGADIHRRIGEVSATVVSENGLVEVTSDGRGQVTELRLSPEIYRRPNSRELAESILETIRAAVDKAVSEAQEIAAEVVPRQSLDVYRNGEMDSIVENMTSRMFGKD from the coding sequence TTGAGCACCGGTGGCCACGACTTCCCCGAGCTGGACCGCATGCGCGCCTACTCCGAGGAGCTGCAGGGACAGGTCCAGAAGATCATCGACGAAGGCGCCGACATCCATCGCCGCATCGGCGAGGTGTCAGCGACGGTGGTCTCGGAGAACGGGCTGGTCGAGGTGACCTCCGATGGCCGCGGCCAGGTGACCGAGCTGCGCCTGTCGCCGGAGATCTACCGGCGTCCGAACTCCCGCGAGCTCGCCGAGTCGATCCTCGAGACGATCCGCGCGGCGGTCGACAAGGCCGTCTCTGAGGCGCAGGAGATCGCGGCCGAGGTTGTGCCCCGACAGAGTCTGGATGTCTATCGAAACGGCGAGATGGATTCGATCGTCGAAAACATGACCAGCCGGATGTTCGGAAAGGACTGA
- a CDS encoding WXG100 family type VII secretion target, producing MGTKTSTPEMQAFQVKASDAATTITTAMNKMIGELSVLDASKGAFARAFQVTRDIVNRETQNLSNALNGISVDVATAAAQYEQSDAEQEAEIKKAENAATGITAGLAR from the coding sequence ATGGGTACCAAGACCTCTACACCGGAGATGCAGGCATTCCAGGTCAAGGCCTCCGACGCCGCGACCACGATCACCACGGCGATGAACAAGATGATCGGGGAGCTCAGCGTCCTCGATGCCTCGAAGGGTGCCTTCGCCCGCGCCTTCCAGGTCACTCGCGACATCGTCAACCGGGAGACCCAGAACCTCAGCAACGCGCTGAACGGCATCTCGGTCGACGTCGCCACCGCGGCTGCGCAGTACGAGCAGTCGGACGCCGAGCAGGAGGCCGAGATCAAGAAGGCCGAGAACGCTGCTACCGGCATCACCGCTGGTCTCGCCCGCTAA
- a CDS encoding S8 family serine peptidase, translating into MHTTSRIARWASSGAVGLLLIAGPAVAAPGDDPASTTPSASSAPSETSGSEASGSAASSASSATSSPSGQNQQAQYCKNPPASSATIEEVPWQVSSYSAPERIWPFTTGTGITVAVLSTGVQADHPQLAGSVLRGRDFAAGANRADDDCLGSGTAVASVIAGKKVDGVGFYGLAPGVSILPVRVSQALSSDDESKPEPQAGAVAAGIDYAVESGAAVIVVPHAVYLASPELEAAVAQAVASGVVVVAAVGDQHSPEAPPMTPTPESLTPYPAAYPQVLGVGMVGPDGMRGAASQIGPYVDLVAPGVDVVAAAIDGQEVWVSTQIASGYVAATAALVLADPRTGIAGLPADQRANAVIARIVATTAPDGVPDPNMGYGSGIVDPYRALNEPMAGSGPVPPNAPQPYQPSESEIQAARDERNARTLLNYIGGGAVVATLGGGFAIWAIRRTRRLGAGAATTTRPASADEAPAEYVSGEALFTPKQLD; encoded by the coding sequence ATGCACACCACCTCACGGATCGCTCGTTGGGCCTCGAGCGGAGCGGTCGGGCTGCTGTTGATCGCTGGCCCGGCGGTCGCCGCTCCCGGGGACGACCCGGCCTCGACGACGCCGTCCGCCTCCTCAGCTCCATCGGAGACTTCGGGATCAGAGGCCTCGGGATCGGCAGCCAGCTCGGCCTCGTCGGCTACGAGTTCGCCGAGCGGGCAGAACCAGCAGGCGCAGTACTGCAAGAATCCGCCGGCGTCCTCCGCGACGATCGAGGAGGTGCCGTGGCAGGTGAGCAGCTATAGCGCGCCCGAGCGGATCTGGCCGTTCACGACTGGCACGGGAATCACCGTCGCCGTGCTGTCGACGGGAGTGCAGGCCGACCATCCTCAGCTGGCCGGGTCGGTGCTACGAGGGCGCGACTTCGCAGCGGGCGCGAACCGCGCGGACGACGACTGTCTCGGCTCCGGAACGGCCGTCGCGAGCGTCATCGCCGGTAAGAAGGTGGACGGCGTGGGCTTCTACGGCCTCGCACCGGGCGTCAGCATTCTGCCGGTGCGCGTCTCGCAGGCCCTGAGCTCGGACGACGAGAGCAAGCCGGAACCGCAGGCCGGGGCGGTGGCCGCCGGTATCGACTACGCCGTCGAGTCGGGTGCGGCGGTCATCGTCGTGCCCCACGCGGTCTACCTCGCGAGTCCCGAGCTGGAGGCGGCGGTCGCGCAGGCGGTCGCCTCAGGCGTCGTCGTCGTGGCTGCGGTCGGTGACCAGCATTCCCCCGAGGCGCCCCCGATGACGCCGACTCCCGAGTCGCTCACGCCGTACCCTGCCGCATACCCCCAGGTTCTCGGGGTGGGCATGGTCGGCCCCGACGGCATGCGCGGGGCCGCGTCCCAGATCGGCCCCTACGTCGACCTGGTCGCGCCCGGCGTCGATGTGGTGGCAGCCGCCATCGACGGCCAGGAGGTGTGGGTCTCGACCCAGATCGCATCGGGCTATGTGGCCGCGACCGCAGCGCTGGTGCTGGCCGATCCGCGAACGGGCATAGCGGGGCTTCCGGCGGACCAGCGAGCGAATGCGGTGATCGCGCGGATCGTTGCGACCACGGCCCCGGACGGCGTGCCGGATCCGAACATGGGCTACGGCAGCGGGATCGTCGATCCTTATCGCGCGTTGAACGAGCCAATGGCCGGCTCGGGCCCGGTGCCGCCGAACGCGCCGCAGCCGTATCAACCGTCGGAGTCGGAGATCCAGGCTGCTCGTGACGAGCGGAACGCCCGGACGCTGCTGAACTACATAGGCGGCGGGGCGGTGGTGGCCACGTTGGGCGGCGGCTTCGCGATCTGGGCGATCCGACGTACTCGTCGCCTCGGGGCTGGGGCTGCGACGACGACCCGCCCGGCCAGCGCGGACGAGGCGCCGGCGGAGTATGTGTCGGGCGAGGCGCTGTTCACGCCCAAGCAGCTGGACTGA
- the eccCa gene encoding type VII secretion protein EccCa, which produces MIVRRQPRRDAPELPSGEVILDSPPEIPPPAGKAWSQLLMVLPMLAGAGAMALMFSMRSTGPIGYILGGMFGLSALGMVGMGMMNNSGGPSKREMVLKRRQYMRHLALQRKRVQRTANEQRVAMYYRHPDPDSLWSVAASHRLWERRRTDADFGVVRIGVGAQSLATPLVPPATKPLDELEPLCASALRHFVQTYGTIEGLPVAMAINGFARVLFSGEQDAKRSLIRAMVAQLAVHHSPDDLMIAICCDEDSRAEWEWTKWLPHCFHHERLDALGSVRLVAPSVQSIEAMLEDLLAARPRFNIAGPATEITGPHLVVILDGGDVEGSSHLTVDPGVEGVTILDLDRTPPRLLEASTLVLAIDEAGKLESRTKEGENRLGVADRFEVAQSEALARQLAPLRVSMGAVGEQAMSTAMGLAELLAIGDPYEFDVKDYWKPRANRNQLRVPIGIGAEGEAIELDLKESAQDGMGPHGLLIGATGSGKSELLRTLVLALAATHNSETLNFVLVDFKGGATFTKLDRIPHTSAVITNLADELPLVDRMTDAINGELLRRQELLRSAGNYSSLRDYEKARLAGAPLAPMPSLLIICDEFSELLSAKPDFIDMFVQIGRVGRSLGVHLLLASQRLEEGRLRGLDTHLSYRISLRTNSAMESRVVIASPDAYELPRAPGHGYLKFGTEALTRFRAAYVSGVYHRAGEERQRGPEAKAIEVLEYDTQYRAVQVAEEEELAAPEPDPDEGIGETLLDVMVERIEGAGVPAHRVWLPPLDEPPTLDQLLPRLVGTQDRGLAVSNPDLHGRLRAHIGLIDRPLEQRREEMALELSGGNGNVAVVGAPQSGKSTALRTIMTSLALSHTPREVQFYCLDFGGGSLGALRDLPHVGGVFGRSQGSELRRAVAEMNALLDYRERLFGEHGIDSMATYRRRKRAGEFAEDKFGDAFLVIDGWLTIRNEFDDLEAKITDIAARGLTYGVHVMAAATRWMDLRTAIRDLMGTRVELRLGDASDSVLDRRASMRIPADSPGRGITEDKMQMLIGLPRIDGDQDPDTTADGVRDLVSRVASAWQAPPAPRVRMLPDVLPYADLPVAAPQGIALGIGESDLMPVYADMTGESHLILFGDSETGKSAFLRAFADQVARRFDTEEARIIALDYRRSLLGAISEPHLLAYGTSSAMATDMIKEISDVMRSRLPGPDVTPDQLRARSWWRGPELYLIVDDYDLVAAGNPNPMLPIVEFLSQARDVGLHLVMTRRSGGAGRALFEPVLMRLRELSTPGILLSGDRDEGALIGNTRPSQQPPGRGWYVTRKEGARLVQLGYLPPPDL; this is translated from the coding sequence ATGATCGTCCGGCGCCAACCGCGACGAGACGCGCCGGAGCTGCCGTCCGGTGAGGTCATCCTCGACTCGCCCCCGGAGATCCCGCCGCCGGCGGGGAAGGCCTGGAGCCAGCTGCTGATGGTGCTGCCGATGCTGGCCGGCGCGGGTGCCATGGCGCTGATGTTCAGCATGCGCTCGACGGGGCCGATCGGTTACATCCTCGGCGGCATGTTTGGCTTGTCGGCCCTCGGCATGGTCGGCATGGGCATGATGAACAACAGCGGCGGCCCGAGCAAGCGCGAGATGGTGCTCAAGCGCCGTCAGTACATGCGGCACCTGGCGTTGCAGCGCAAACGAGTGCAGCGCACGGCCAACGAGCAGCGCGTGGCGATGTACTACCGCCACCCAGACCCCGACTCCCTGTGGTCGGTGGCCGCGAGCCACCGGTTGTGGGAGCGGCGGCGCACCGACGCCGACTTCGGGGTCGTGCGAATCGGCGTCGGGGCGCAGTCGCTGGCCACGCCGCTCGTCCCGCCGGCGACCAAGCCGCTTGACGAGCTCGAGCCGTTGTGCGCGTCGGCGCTGCGGCACTTCGTCCAGACCTACGGCACGATCGAGGGCCTGCCGGTCGCGATGGCGATCAACGGCTTCGCACGAGTGCTGTTCTCCGGAGAGCAAGACGCGAAGCGGTCGTTGATCCGCGCGATGGTCGCGCAACTCGCGGTGCACCACTCGCCGGACGACCTGATGATCGCGATCTGCTGCGACGAGGACTCGCGTGCGGAGTGGGAGTGGACCAAGTGGCTGCCGCACTGCTTCCACCACGAGCGGCTGGACGCACTCGGCAGTGTCCGGCTGGTGGCGCCGTCGGTGCAGTCGATCGAGGCGATGCTCGAGGACCTGCTGGCAGCGCGACCGCGCTTCAACATCGCCGGCCCCGCCACTGAGATCACCGGACCGCACCTTGTCGTGATCCTGGACGGCGGGGACGTCGAAGGCTCCAGCCACCTGACGGTGGACCCTGGAGTCGAGGGCGTGACCATCCTCGACCTCGACCGGACGCCGCCGCGGCTGCTCGAAGCCAGCACGCTCGTCCTCGCGATCGACGAGGCGGGCAAGCTCGAGAGCCGGACCAAGGAAGGCGAGAACCGCCTCGGCGTCGCAGACCGCTTCGAGGTCGCGCAGAGCGAAGCCCTCGCCCGCCAGCTCGCGCCGTTGCGGGTGTCGATGGGCGCGGTAGGCGAGCAGGCGATGAGCACCGCGATGGGGCTGGCCGAGCTCCTCGCGATCGGCGATCCCTACGAGTTCGATGTGAAGGACTACTGGAAGCCGCGCGCCAACCGCAACCAGCTCAGAGTCCCGATAGGCATCGGCGCGGAGGGCGAGGCGATCGAGCTGGACCTTAAGGAGTCCGCGCAGGACGGCATGGGCCCGCACGGCCTGCTGATCGGCGCCACCGGATCGGGCAAGTCCGAGCTGCTTCGCACCCTGGTGCTCGCGCTGGCTGCCACGCACAACTCCGAGACGCTGAACTTCGTGCTCGTCGACTTCAAGGGCGGCGCGACTTTCACGAAGCTGGACCGGATCCCGCACACCAGTGCGGTCATCACCAACCTCGCGGACGAGCTGCCGCTGGTGGACCGGATGACCGACGCCATCAACGGCGAGCTCTTGCGCCGGCAGGAGCTGCTGCGCAGCGCGGGCAACTACTCGTCGCTGCGGGACTACGAGAAGGCCCGGCTCGCGGGGGCGCCGCTGGCCCCGATGCCCAGCCTGCTGATCATCTGCGACGAGTTCTCCGAGCTGCTGTCAGCCAAACCCGACTTCATCGACATGTTCGTGCAGATCGGCCGAGTTGGACGATCCCTCGGCGTCCACCTGCTGCTGGCCTCTCAGCGGCTCGAGGAGGGCCGGCTGCGAGGTCTGGACACGCATCTGTCGTACCGCATATCGCTACGCACGAACTCGGCGATGGAAAGCCGGGTGGTGATCGCTAGCCCGGATGCCTACGAGCTTCCGCGCGCCCCCGGGCACGGCTACCTGAAGTTCGGCACCGAGGCACTAACCCGGTTCCGCGCCGCCTACGTCTCCGGCGTCTACCACCGCGCGGGGGAGGAGCGGCAGCGAGGCCCGGAGGCAAAGGCGATCGAGGTGTTGGAGTACGACACGCAGTACCGCGCAGTCCAGGTGGCAGAGGAAGAGGAGCTCGCCGCTCCGGAGCCCGATCCTGACGAGGGGATCGGGGAGACCCTCCTGGATGTGATGGTGGAGCGGATCGAGGGCGCCGGCGTCCCGGCGCATCGCGTGTGGCTACCGCCGTTGGACGAGCCGCCCACCCTCGATCAGCTGCTGCCCCGACTGGTCGGCACGCAGGACCGCGGCCTCGCCGTCTCGAACCCCGACCTACACGGCCGGCTGCGGGCGCACATCGGGCTGATCGACAGACCCCTGGAGCAGCGCCGCGAGGAGATGGCCCTGGAACTGTCCGGCGGCAACGGCAACGTCGCGGTGGTCGGCGCACCCCAGTCAGGCAAGAGCACCGCGCTGCGCACCATCATGACCAGTCTTGCGCTGTCGCACACTCCGCGAGAGGTGCAGTTCTACTGCCTGGACTTCGGCGGCGGCTCACTCGGCGCCCTCCGCGACCTACCGCACGTCGGCGGCGTATTCGGGCGGTCCCAGGGCTCCGAGCTGCGCCGGGCGGTCGCCGAGATGAACGCACTTCTGGACTATCGGGAGCGGCTGTTCGGCGAGCACGGCATCGACTCGATGGCCACCTACCGCAGGCGCAAGCGGGCCGGCGAGTTCGCCGAGGACAAGTTCGGCGATGCATTCCTGGTGATCGACGGGTGGTTGACCATCCGCAACGAGTTCGACGACCTCGAGGCCAAGATCACCGACATCGCGGCGCGCGGCCTGACCTACGGCGTCCACGTCATGGCGGCCGCGACGCGGTGGATGGATCTGCGCACCGCGATCCGCGACCTGATGGGCACCCGCGTGGAGCTGCGCCTGGGTGATGCGAGCGACTCGGTGCTGGATCGTCGTGCCTCGATGCGGATCCCAGCCGACAGCCCGGGGCGGGGCATCACCGAGGACAAGATGCAGATGCTCATCGGGCTCCCGCGCATCGACGGGGACCAGGACCCCGACACGACCGCGGACGGCGTACGCGATCTGGTCTCGCGGGTCGCGAGCGCGTGGCAGGCGCCGCCGGCGCCGCGGGTACGGATGCTGCCGGATGTGCTGCCGTACGCCGACCTGCCGGTGGCCGCTCCCCAGGGCATCGCGCTGGGCATCGGCGAGTCCGACCTCATGCCGGTGTACGCCGACATGACCGGCGAGTCGCACCTCATCCTGTTCGGTGACTCCGAGACCGGCAAGAGCGCCTTCCTGCGGGCGTTCGCCGACCAGGTCGCGCGCCGGTTCGATACCGAGGAGGCTCGGATCATCGCGCTCGACTACCGGCGCAGCCTGCTCGGGGCGATCAGCGAGCCGCACCTGCTGGCCTACGGGACGTCGTCCGCGATGGCGACGGACATGATCAAGGAGATCTCCGATGTGATGCGCAGCCGGCTCCCCGGGCCGGACGTCACCCCGGACCAGCTGCGGGCGCGCAGCTGGTGGCGCGGACCGGAGCTGTACCTGATCGTCGACGACTACGACCTGGTGGCCGCCGGCAACCCCAACCCGATGCTGCCGATCGTCGAGTTTCTGTCCCAGGCGCGCGATGTGGGTCTGCACCTGGTCATGACCAGGCGCTCGGGCGGCGCCGGGCGCGCGTTGTTCGAGCCGGTGCTGATGCGGCTGCGGGAGCTGTCGACACCCGGGATCCTGCTGTCGGGCGACCGGGACGAAGGCGCCTTGATCGGCAACACGAGACCGTCGCAGCAGCCGCCTGGACGCGGTTGGTATGTGACCCGCAAGGAAGGCGCCCGGCTCGTCCAGCTCGGGTACCTGCCTCCACCCGACCTGTAG
- the eccB gene encoding type VII secretion protein EccB, whose product MASRRDLFQSYQFMIQRVVSSVVLRETDPLQSPLRRMGGAAFASVMIAVISLAAAGVIGLVKPGGNKTWRDGAAVIVDSSSGAQYVYLKDSSGEFQLHPVPNLASGALLIGTPDTVDVASRSLDDVPRAAPMGIVGAPDALPAADQLSTEAWTLCSLRAENISGEELPNTSLSIGRTYTEGADLGDNGVLVRDTEAGGLYLVANGRRYAIPQEAPVLDGLGLRNVPQIRVGSAWISAIPAGQDLAPVPVAGAGSPSSIVDGGYVGQVRSVATPDRTHQYYLVLADQLQPLTQTQAMVTVADPALAVAYPQTGAPTVLDLSPAVAASAPKVPVPEESPADLPAAAPEMMSNASDRATVCASYESSEAVPSIAVEARVEGAEMAPATESRTQNGTVLADRVQVDGGSGVLVQSMLSPGSTDSMLYLVTDRGQRFAIIGEDARGALGYQNATPVAMPASLVARIPEGPALDPAAARTAI is encoded by the coding sequence GTGGCAAGTCGGCGCGACCTGTTCCAGTCCTATCAGTTCATGATCCAGCGGGTGGTCTCCAGCGTGGTGCTGCGCGAGACCGACCCGCTGCAGTCGCCACTGCGCCGCATGGGCGGCGCGGCGTTCGCCAGCGTGATGATCGCCGTCATCTCGCTGGCCGCGGCCGGTGTGATCGGGCTGGTCAAACCGGGTGGCAACAAGACCTGGCGCGACGGGGCCGCCGTGATCGTCGACAGCAGCAGCGGCGCCCAGTATGTCTACCTGAAGGACTCCAGCGGCGAGTTCCAACTGCACCCGGTACCCAACCTCGCCTCAGGCGCGCTGCTGATCGGGACACCCGACACCGTCGATGTCGCCTCACGATCGTTGGACGACGTGCCGCGGGCGGCCCCCATGGGGATCGTCGGGGCACCGGACGCCTTGCCGGCCGCCGACCAGCTGTCGACCGAAGCCTGGACGTTGTGCTCGCTGCGGGCCGAGAACATCAGCGGCGAGGAGCTGCCCAACACCTCCTTGTCGATCGGCCGGACCTACACCGAAGGGGCCGACCTGGGGGACAACGGCGTGCTGGTCCGCGACACCGAGGCCGGCGGGCTGTATCTGGTCGCGAACGGGCGACGATATGCAATTCCGCAGGAGGCGCCGGTGCTCGACGGCCTCGGGCTGCGCAACGTACCGCAGATCCGGGTCGGCAGCGCGTGGATCAGCGCGATTCCCGCCGGCCAGGACCTCGCCCCGGTGCCGGTCGCGGGCGCCGGGTCGCCGTCCAGCATCGTCGACGGCGGCTACGTGGGACAGGTTCGGTCCGTTGCAACCCCCGACCGCACCCATCAGTACTACCTGGTGCTCGCCGACCAGCTCCAACCTCTCACCCAGACTCAGGCGATGGTGACCGTGGCGGACCCTGCGCTCGCGGTTGCCTACCCGCAAACCGGCGCGCCCACGGTGCTTGACCTGAGCCCGGCGGTTGCGGCTTCCGCGCCGAAGGTCCCCGTGCCCGAGGAGTCTCCGGCGGATCTGCCCGCTGCCGCGCCGGAGATGATGTCGAACGCCTCGGACCGCGCGACCGTGTGCGCGTCGTACGAAAGCTCCGAGGCGGTGCCGTCGATCGCTGTAGAAGCCCGGGTCGAGGGCGCGGAGATGGCGCCGGCCACCGAGAGCCGGACCCAGAACGGCACCGTTCTGGCAGACCGGGTGCAGGTGGACGGCGGATCGGGCGTGCTCGTGCAGTCGATGCTCTCCCCCGGCTCCACCGACTCGATGCTGTACCTGGTGACCGACCGCGGCCAGCGTTTCGCGATCATCGGCGAGGACGCCCGCGGCGCGCTCGGCTACCAGAACGCCACGCCGGTGGCGATGCCCGCCTCGCTGGTGGCCCGCATCCCCGAAGGCCCCGCGCTGGACCCGGCCGCGGCCCGGACGGCGATCTGA
- the eccD gene encoding type VII secretion integral membrane protein EccD — protein MSRTSAGLARITVAAPQRRMDVALPEHSVVAELLPAITKHAGESLADDGQSHGGWTLRRFDGTDVDPNRSLAAQDILDGEILQLVPRQTEWPELDYDDIVDVIASGARRTARGWAPDATRRTGIAVACAAFLLALGLILLGGIPWTTASYVAIGGAVLTLGCAATLSRVLKDAAAAVPFGVLAMIFGFVGGFLVALRDNPISQASATHYLIGFAGLTLVSLVAYGAIAYRTHWFFAGIFGGLVGALGAWLARWDSLNPMEAAAIVASIVVVLTSTFPLLSIRLAKLPVPTLPTTTEELLADPPAQPLPRVHATVQRADEMLTGFFIGSAAVLLVCQVLLITSGNTTALYLAWTIIAANLLRARLFPTLRHRIPQLVAACGGVAIVAATALAASSTTRLLVVVPILGVVALGVLALSRYLVENRPTPFMSRVADILDVIVIIVIVPLVCVVIGLYGYLRGLYG, from the coding sequence GTGAGCCGTACGTCCGCCGGGCTAGCGCGCATCACCGTCGCCGCACCTCAACGACGCATGGATGTGGCGCTGCCGGAGCACTCCGTCGTCGCCGAGCTGCTGCCGGCGATCACCAAGCACGCCGGCGAGAGCCTGGCCGACGACGGTCAGTCGCACGGCGGGTGGACGCTGCGGCGATTCGACGGCACGGACGTCGACCCCAACCGGTCGCTGGCCGCCCAGGACATCCTGGATGGCGAGATCCTCCAGCTGGTCCCCCGGCAGACGGAATGGCCCGAGCTGGACTACGACGACATCGTCGACGTGATCGCGAGCGGCGCCCGGCGTACGGCGCGCGGCTGGGCGCCGGATGCGACCCGCCGCACCGGCATCGCCGTCGCCTGCGCGGCGTTCCTGCTCGCGCTCGGACTGATCCTGCTCGGCGGGATCCCGTGGACCACGGCCTCGTACGTCGCGATCGGAGGGGCCGTGCTCACTCTCGGTTGTGCGGCCACGCTGAGCCGGGTCCTGAAGGACGCCGCGGCCGCGGTGCCCTTCGGCGTCCTGGCGATGATCTTCGGGTTCGTCGGCGGGTTCCTCGTCGCGCTGCGTGACAACCCGATCTCCCAGGCGTCCGCCACGCACTACCTGATCGGCTTTGCCGGCCTCACGCTCGTGAGCCTCGTCGCGTACGGCGCGATCGCCTACCGCACGCACTGGTTCTTCGCCGGGATCTTCGGCGGGCTGGTCGGTGCGTTGGGCGCCTGGCTGGCGCGCTGGGACTCGTTGAACCCGATGGAGGCGGCGGCGATCGTCGCCTCCATTGTCGTGGTGCTGACCTCGACGTTTCCGCTGCTGTCGATCCGCCTCGCGAAACTGCCGGTCCCGACCCTGCCGACCACGACCGAGGAGCTGCTCGCCGACCCGCCGGCTCAGCCGCTGCCGCGGGTGCACGCGACGGTGCAGCGCGCCGACGAGATGCTCACCGGCTTCTTCATCGGGTCGGCGGCGGTGCTGCTGGTGTGCCAGGTGTTGTTGATCACCAGCGGCAACACGACCGCGCTCTACCTGGCGTGGACGATCATCGCCGCCAACCTGCTTCGGGCACGCCTGTTTCCTACGCTGCGCCACCGCATCCCGCAGCTGGTCGCTGCGTGCGGCGGCGTCGCGATCGTGGCGGCCACTGCGCTCGCTGCGTCAAGCACCACACGGCTGCTGGTCGTCGTGCCGATCCTGGGCGTCGTCGCGCTCGGCGTGCTCGCGCTGAGCCGCTACCTCGTCGAGAACCGACCCACGCCGTTCATGTCAAGGGTTGCCGACATCCTTGACGTGATCGTCATCATCGTGATCGTTCCGCTCGTGTGCGTCGTCATCGGGCTGTACGGATACCTGCGCGGCCTCTACGGATAG